A single window of Calonectris borealis chromosome 31, bCalBor7.hap1.2, whole genome shotgun sequence DNA harbors:
- the UBL5 gene encoding ubiquitin-like protein 5 yields MIEVVCNDRLGKKVRVKCNTEDSIRDLKKLIAAQTGTRWDKIVLKKWYTIFKDHVTLGDYEIHDGMNLELYYQ; encoded by the exons ATGATCGAAGTCGTCTGCAACGATCGTTTGGGCAAGAAGGTGCGGGTGAAATGCAA CACCGAGGACTCTATCCGCGACCTGAAGAAGTTGATCGCGGCGCAAACCGGGACACGCTGGGACAAAATCGTCCTTAAAAAGTG GTACACCATCTTCAAGGATCACGTCACGCTGGGCGACT ATGAGATCCACGATGGCATGAACCTGGAGCTCTACTACCAGTAG
- the FBXL12 gene encoding F-box/LRR-repeat protein 12 — MAEAVGGELPVLPDSVLLQVLALLPLRDRLRAARVCRRWQRLALDRTVWRHVDLSPHRINSRTLWHLVRRRLHDSLRTLRVRGTLRSGGKDRLLSPALLAALGKRCPRLHRLCLAETDLRPVPYGSLPPSLTTLELSRCEIPIAWFCGAAARALPQLQHLVVRNVPAFSDRHLLNVSSQSRLKTLSLSGTYRVTDTGVQRAAPRLEELECLVLRHCVVGDSAVDFVGRHMKHLRFLEISNAYALTNAGLACLASLRRLETLCLNLCDKISPGAVIALCQALPQLRNLKLGGACLEDEVIDKIQASLPRCSFSRTP, encoded by the exons ATGGCGGAGGCGGTTGGAGGGGAGCTGCCGGTGTTGCCCGATTCGGTGCTGCTGCAGGTCCTGGCGCTGCTGCCGCTGCGGGACCGGCTGCGGGCGGCCAg GGTCTGCCGGCGGTGGCAGCGGCTGGCGTTGGACCGGACGGTCTGGAGACATGTGGATCTGAGCCCGCACCGG ATCAACTCCCGGACCCTGTGGCACCTTGTGCGGCGGCGGCTCCACGACAGCCTGCGGACGCTGCGGGTGCGGGGCACCCTCCGCTCCGGCGGCAAGGACCGGCTCCTCTCCCCCGCGCTGCTGGCCGCCCTCGGGAAGCGGTGCCCCCGGCTCCACCGGCTGTGCCTGGCAGAGACCGACCTCCGCCCCGTCCCCTACGGgagcctccccccttccctcacGACGCTGGAGCTGAGTCGCTGCGAAATCCCCATCGCCTGGTTCTGCGGCGCCGCCGCGAGggccctgccccagctgcagcacctCGTTGTCCGCAACGTCCCCGCCTTTTCCGATCGCCATCTGCTGAACGTCTCCTCCCAGAGCCGCCTGAAAACGCTGAGCCTTTCTGGCACCTACCGCGTAACAGATACGGGGGTTCAGAGAGCGGCTCCGCGCCTGGAGGAGCTGGAGTGCCTGGTGCTGCGCCACTGCGTCGTCGGTGACTCCGCCGTGGACTTCGTCGGGCGCCACATGAAACATCTCCGGTTCCTGGAGATCAGCAACGCTTACGCCCTGACGAACGCGGGTCTGGCTTGTTTGGCCTCCCTGCGGCGCCTGGAGACGCTGTGCCTTAACCTCTGCGATAAGATTTCCCCCGGTGCCGTTATTGCTTTGTGCCAAGCGCTGCCTCAGCTGAGGAACCTCAAATTAGGCGGGGCTTGCTTGGAAGACGAAGTAATCGATAAAATTCAGGCGAGTTTGCCCCGCTGTAGTTTTTCACGTACTCCTTGA
- the LOC142073978 gene encoding hepatic lectin-like isoform X2 yields the protein MEEEHLHDDLQVFKDRNFFQQKLRSFITVYFLLALSFLLIIILFAVSFSRVSAISSKLNEVHPEQKQNFSGRDFLQRAGTRRRLSARRCTRTWWSLTATPSRTRNERFWIGLTDENSEGEWEWIDGTDYKTTFTFWKEGEPNNSGHNEDCAHMWTSGQWNDVYCTYECYYVCEKPLPN from the exons ATGGAGGAGGAACATCTTCACGATGACCTGCAGGTTTTTAAAG acAGAAACTTCTTCCAGCAGAAGCTGAGATCCTTTATTACGGTGTACTTCCTACTGGCCCTCTCCTTCTTGCTGATCATCATTCTCTTCGCTGTGTCGTTCTCCAGAG TTTCAGCCATTTCTTCGAAACTCAACGAGGTGCACCCGGAGCAGAAACAGAACTTTTCTGGCAGGGATTTTCTGC AACGAGCTGGTACAAGGCGAAGGCTCAGTGCGAGGAGATGCACTCGCACTTGGTGGTCGTTAACAGCTACGCCAAGCAG GACAAGGAATGAGCGTTTCTGGATCGGGCTCACGGATGAGAACTCGGAAGGGGAATGGGAATGGATCGACGGGACCGACTATAAAACCACGTTCAC GTTTTGGAAGGAGGGAGAGCCCAACAACAGCGGCCACAACGAGGATTGTGCCCACATGTGGACCTCGGGGCAGTGGAACGACGTCTACTGCACCTACGAGTGCTACTACGTCTGCGAAAAGCCTCTGCCCAACTGA
- the LOC142073978 gene encoding hepatic lectin-like isoform X1, whose translation MEEEHLHDDLQVFKDRNFFQQKLRSFITVYFLLALSFLLIIILFAVSFSRVSAISSKLNEVHPEQKQNFSGRDFLLFPCGPGSREWEYFDGKCYYFSLTRTSWYKAKAQCEEMHSHLVVVNSYAKQNFVMFRTRNERFWIGLTDENSEGEWEWIDGTDYKTTFTFWKEGEPNNSGHNEDCAHMWTSGQWNDVYCTYECYYVCEKPLPN comes from the exons ATGGAGGAGGAACATCTTCACGATGACCTGCAGGTTTTTAAAG acAGAAACTTCTTCCAGCAGAAGCTGAGATCCTTTATTACGGTGTACTTCCTACTGGCCCTCTCCTTCTTGCTGATCATCATTCTCTTCGCTGTGTCGTTCTCCAGAG TTTCAGCCATTTCTTCGAAACTCAACGAGGTGCACCCGGAGCAGAAACAGAACTTTTCTGGCAGGGATTTTCTGC tgtttccCTGCGGCCCCGGATCCAGGGAATGGGAATACTTTGATGGAAAATGTTACTACTTCTCCCTAACCAGAACGAGCTGGTACAAGGCGAAGGCTCAGTGCGAGGAGATGCACTCGCACTTGGTGGTCGTTAACAGCTACGCCAAGCAG AATTTTGTCATGTTCAGGACAAGGAATGAGCGTTTCTGGATCGGGCTCACGGATGAGAACTCGGAAGGGGAATGGGAATGGATCGACGGGACCGACTATAAAACCACGTTCAC GTTTTGGAAGGAGGGAGAGCCCAACAACAGCGGCCACAACGAGGATTGTGCCCACATGTGGACCTCGGGGCAGTGGAACGACGTCTACTGCACCTACGAGTGCTACTACGTCTGCGAAAAGCCTCTGCCCAACTGA